Below is a window of Leisingera sp. S132 DNA.
TGCTTCATAGCTGCCTTCAGGGATGTCAGAGGCAGAGAAGTCGACAGTCCAGTTGCCGCTGCTGTCCACGGTTGCGGTTTCGGTTGCGCTGCCCAGTTGCACAACCACCGTGGAGCCAGGCTCCACAGTGCCTGTCAGGGTCACGCCGTCACTGTGCTCGTCTTCGTTGACGATGCCGTCGCCTTCGACGCTGGCTGTGTCCACGGTGAGCGGATCAACCAGAGTGTCCACGCGCAGATCAGCAGTGGCCGTTGCTGTGTTGCCTGCTGCATCGGTGGAGGTGACGCTGACCGTGGTGTCATATTCACCAGAGGGCAGGGAGCCAGCTTCGAACTCTGCAGCCCAGTTGCCGCTGGAGTCCGCGGTGGTTGTGCGGGTCACGCCTTCGACTGTCACGCTGACCGTGGCGCCTGCTTCGGCAGTTCCGGTCAGGGTCACCCCGGCGGCGGCCTCTGCATTGTTCACAATGTCGTCACCGCCGGCCTGGTTCGCATCTATTGCCACTGATGTGATGGTGTCCACCCGGACTGTTCCGGTGACCGTTTCGGTGTTGCCGTACGCATCGGTTGCCGTGGCAGTCACGTCAGCGTCGTATTCACCCGACAGAATCTCAGATGCTGCGAAATCGGCGCTCCAGGTGCCATCGTTCGCGGCTGTCACCGTGCGTGTCACCCCCTGGAAGGTGACGTCAACGGTCGCGCCTGCTTCTGCGGTGCCTGTCAGGGTCACCCCGTTCGCGGCCTCTGCGCCATTGATCATGTCATCGCCGCCGGCCTGGCCATCGTCAATTGCAACGGTGGTTTCTGTATCGATGCGGATGGTCGAACTGGCCGACGCGGTGTCGCCGGAGGCGTTTGTCGATGTGACGCTGATCGGCGCATCGTACTCGCCGCCGGTGATCTCGGAAGCAGCGAAGTCTGCACTCCAGATCCCATCATCGGTGGCGGTCACCGTGCGGGTAACGCCCTGGAAGGTCACTTGCACGGTTGAACCGGCTTCGGCGGTGCCTGTCAAGGTCACCCCGGATGCAGCCTCGGCACCGCTGATTGTATCATCGCCGCCAGCCTGGCCGCTGTCGATGGTGACAAAGGTGTTGCCGTTGGAGCCGCCGCCGCCTCCACCGCCGCCTCCACCGCCGCCGCCTCCACCGCCGCCGTCACCACCACCGCCGGCGAGGGCCGCGGCACCAACAACACCCGCTGCAGCGCCGGCCGCGCCAAGACCACCGAACAGCGGAGCAGCCAGCGGTGCAACCACTGGCTCAATCCGGTCAACGTCCAGAAAGACCATGTCGTCATAGGCGCTCCACTTGCCGGCCAGATCGAGCGGCTCGTAGGTGGCAAACAGCATGCCGCCGGATTTGTCCTCCAGCACGACCTCTATGAATTCGCCTTCCTGGCTAAGGAACAGGTTTTTGCCGCCCGCCGCGCCGAAGGCATAGTAGTTCTCCAGCACCAGCTCCTGGCCGTTTGCCAGCATGATATGAAGGTTGTTTCCCTGACGCGAGTAACTCTCAACATCGGCGGGCCTGAGGTTCAGCGAGATGTCCTTGGAATGAGACGCATCAAGGCTTGCCGGCATCCCTTCGGAAAAATTTCCATGCTGCGTAGTGCCCGCCATGTCGCGGGTGATATATGCGACCGTGCTCATAAACTTACCGCCCATCTATAAGCGCCGCGGCCCGGAATGCGGCCGTCAGCGTGTGGTTTCGTTGCCTGTATTTTTGCCCAGCTGCCGTCTTTTGCGGCTATTTTGAGGCCACAATGTGACAATTTTTTCAGGTCTGTCCAGTAGATGTGCTGTGCATCTGAGGAGATTTGATCACCGACCGTGTCCTGGCTGCCGCAGATTTTCTAAGGTTTTTCACGCTTGTGTGATGCCTCACCGGCCGTTTCCGAGTGCGGAAACCGTGCTGTAGCGAGGCGTGGATGGCCAGTCAAAACAGTTCAAGGAGTGGGCCGCGCGGGCCGGGCTGCCTTCTCAATAAAGCATATTCCGGGAAGAGAGATTGGTGCAGAAATCTGCAAAATGCCGCGCTGCAAAAAAGTTGTGTGCCAACGGTGATCGCTGTGATGTGAAGATAATTTCCCGCAAAACTTTCTGGCAATTAATTAAAAGTACACCACTTTC
It encodes the following:
- a CDS encoding Ig-like domain-containing protein, which gives rise to MSTVAYITRDMAGTTQHGNFSEGMPASLDASHSKDISLNLRPADVESYSRQGNNLHIMLANGQELVLENYYAFGAAGGKNLFLSQEGEFIEVVLEDKSGGMLFATYEPLDLAGKWSAYDDMVFLDVDRIEPVVAPLAAPLFGGLGAAGAAAGVVGAAALAGGGGDGGGGGGGGGGGGGGGGGSNGNTFVTIDSGQAGGDDTISGAEAASGVTLTGTAEAGSTVQVTFQGVTRTVTATDDGIWSADFAASEITGGEYDAPISVTSTNASGDTASASSTIRIDTETTVAIDDGQAGGDDMINGAEAANGVTLTGTAEAGATVDVTFQGVTRTVTAANDGTWSADFAASEILSGEYDADVTATATDAYGNTETVTGTVRVDTITSVAIDANQAGGDDIVNNAEAAAGVTLTGTAEAGATVSVTVEGVTRTTTADSSGNWAAEFEAGSLPSGEYDTTVSVTSTDAAGNTATATADLRVDTLVDPLTVDTASVEGDGIVNEDEHSDGVTLTGTVEPGSTVVVQLGSATETATVDSSGNWTVDFSASDIPEGSYEADVTVTATDAVGNTAQITDTLTIDTEVVPFEADSITSDDIVNIAERAAGLTLTGTVEPGSSVDVTIEGLTRSASVDSSGNWSVAFDADDLPEGTYSSSATITATDPAGNTATLTETFEVDTDYDAPNVGNIIDTGAGVTGFFSDDYEDSDTSHELTSGGAVEDVTGTSTDLGGGSTLFSFDETVPDGSNLVVNRVDDAGNSSGTMVVFEDGADATVLDHAGLSQFNIDELNLVHADNVDLTLTEADINALSGNSETLTVHGGSDDTLTITGATADGSQTIDGETYDVYTLGTDGTTILVDEDVNTVI